A DNA window from Salvelinus namaycush isolate Seneca chromosome 30, SaNama_1.0, whole genome shotgun sequence contains the following coding sequences:
- the LOC120024882 gene encoding cingulin-like protein 1: MESYRVNQPARSSRPHNGAGSYGLSIRVQGIDGHPYVVLNNQDRGSNSYTDPNSNGYNDTQGSFIDNYHEYDFKGSREAVSDSPFVEYRSQKQMQFGGSHNGVTEQGKKPASTLLNFQRHPEILKPYDPENNTLNLDGNHSLPSRPMSLAETGSTYQGSSPRSTSPVVAHARSSSLGHRRSPALQERTQPQPKPQPQTAPSKPQTKLVQSQSKPQAQLAQPQSKPQIQVAQPQSKLKSQHLSKPQPQSLPQSKPQSPPQSQSPPQSQLPQRVPIPQPYAVSSPPSEQTKASCQSASSINSANSSLERSRHEPDILPLRRVDSSGPVLQSSSRSRHSSTSSTDQLEALYADTINRHQNRRYIPFQPGTGRDIDTGSIPGVDELIDKFDGKDGGHQRRGRAGRRNRINPEDRKRSRSVDSALPFSLRGESEYMDEFSKNQGRSTEHVLRPSQLYLQKMSGSKDSWVTAVEGKPSAKASACGSSAPGSPQSMTSKAAGSIQGYKVVLNHSSTLPLDSTDAEDGQSSPSTKILTSVATTSLSKPSSNFGKKPSAELDVQVTPDLLKGQQELSQQTHEETAKQILFNYLKDGSTDNEDTTKRKVNLVFEKIQTLKSRAAGSDNKSPDMATQAKAQEQRVALEKEVVELKKQLEEQTKKQMGLTEAHEKAGAEVKDLQTELERSQEECSRLRDKLAKTEAELRTTLEELFQVKMEREQYQTEIRDLQDQLSEMHDELDGAKTVVTDGEKDAMMEELMQMKLDLQEVLLAKEEQEEVLRRRERELTALKGALKEEVATHDQEVDKLREQYEKEIRKLQTSVEKAKQSSAAVGKEKAEVEAAKGAVEGQAGRLSQEAEKLRKRAQELENEVAKLNRIIDDAKLQESKLGDRVSRLEIEKRQLEESLEEIKEQEEEMSRANRALTTRLEDVQRNLTKLNHDHRELEERLKEERSQKEQFKNTKNEIEDERSLLDRTVEKLQREMSEIVEASQSSTQELQEQIDVYKEKNRRELAELQRQLRERGVELDKSCLAAKSLQEELSHVEEDLRQCKRERDDSVLKEKALEQKVYDLEVEAETKAHSKDDKFRQVKLMEDRINQLELDLDEEKQSGDLLIVRIDRGREQVEQMRSELLQERAGRQDLECDKMTLERQNKDLKSRIAHLEGSQKSNKEGLVSQLESRIQELEERLEGEERDRANLQLVNRRLERKVKEMMMQVDEEHHSLQDQKDQLNLRLKALKRQMDEAEEEIDRLEHGKKKLQRDLDEQQEANEQLQSQLKSLRSEMRRKTNSAPLDDDDDEDDISTDGETYFRSSSGYKRSSSQDNILSTFSL, encoded by the exons ATGGAGTCGTACAGAGTCAATCAGCCGGCCCGCTCTTCCAGGCCTCACAATGGAGCTGGCTCCTATGGCCTCAGCATTAGGGTCCAGGGGATTGATGGACACCCGTACGTGGTGCTGAACAACCAGGACCGTGGGTCCAACTCCTATACAGATCCTAATAGTAACGGCTACAATGACACACAGGGATCCTTTATTGACAACTACCATGAGTATGACTTCAAAGGAAGCAGGGAGGCTGTTTCTGACAGCCCCTTTGTTGAGTACAGGTCCCAGAAACAGATGCAGTTTGGGGGCTCTCACAATGGAGTCACAGAGCAGGGGAAGAAGCCAGCATCCACCCTGCTGAACTTCCAGAGGCACCCAGAGATCCTCAAGCCTTATGACCCAGAGAACAACACCTTGAACCTGGACGGTAACCATAGCCTGCCTTCCCGGCCGATGTCTCTGGCGGAGACTGGGAGCACCTACCAGGGCTCTTCTCCCAGATCCACCTCCCCAGTAGTTGCCCATGCCAGGTCATCCAGCCTGGGTCATAGGAGGAGTCCTGCCCTGCAGGAGAGAACACAGCCTCAGCCCAAGCCCCAGCCCCAGACAGCCCCCTCTAAGCCTCAAACCAAACTAGTCCAGTCTCAATCCAAGCCTCAAGCCCAGCTGGCTCAGCCACAGTCTAAGCCTCAGATCCAGGTGGCCCAGCCCCAGTCCAAACTCAAGTCTCAGCACCTGTCCAAACCCCAACCCCAGTCTCTGCCACAATCCAAACCCCAGTCTCCTCCCCAGTCTCAGTCTCCACCCCAGTCCCAGCTGCCCCAACGCGTCCCCATACCCCAGCCCTATGCTGTGTCCAGCCCTCCCAGTGAGCAGACCAAGGCTTCCTGCCAGTCCGCCAGCTCCATTAACAGTGCCAACTCTAGCCTGGAGCGCAGCCGCCATGAGCCAGACATCCTCCCCCTGCGCAGAGTTGACTCCAGCGGCCCCGTGCTGCAGTCCTCGTCCCGCTCccgccactcctctacctcctctaccgaCCAGCTGGAGGCGCTGTACGCAGATACCATCAACCGCCACCAGAACCGACGCTACATTCCCTTCCAACCCGGCACGGGCCGAGACATCGACACAGGCTCCATCCCCGGCGTGGACGAGCTCATCGACAAGTTTGACGGTAAGGATGGTGGTCACCAGCGACGGGGCAGGGCGGGCCGCAGGAACAGGATCAATCCAGAGGACAGGAAGCGCTCTAGGAGTGTGGACAGCGCCCTTCCCTTTAGCCTCCGGGGAGAGTCGGAATACATGGATGAGTTTAGCAAGAACCAGGGGAGGTCCACGGAGCACGTCCTCCGCCCCTCACAGCTGTATCTGCAGAAGATGTCTGGGAGTAAAGACTCCTGGGTGACAGCGGTGGAGGGGAAGCCAAGTGCCAAAGCTTCGGCCTGTGGTAGCAGTGCTCCAGGCTCCCCTCAGAGCATGACCTCTAAAGCAGCAGGCTCCATCCAGGGGTATAAGGTGGTGCTAAATCACTCCTCTACGTTACCCCTGGACAGTACAGATGCTGAGGATGGTCAATCTTCACCAAGCACAAAGATTTTAACAAGTGTGGCTACAACCTCACTATCCAAGCCTTCCTCTAACTTTGGCAAGAAGCCTAGTGCAGAGTTGGATGTGCAG GTGACACCTGATCTTTTGAAAGGTCAGCAGGAGCTTTCACAACAAACACATGAAGAGACGGCAAAACAGATTTTGTTTAATTACCTCAAGGATGG GAGCACTGATAACGAGGACACCACCAAGAGGAAGGTCAACCTGGTGTTTGAGAAGATCCAGACATTAAAGTCGCGGGCAGCGGGGAGCGACAACAAA TCTCCTGACATGGCTACCCAAGCCAAAGCCCAGGAACAGAGGGTAGCACTGGAGAAGGAAGTTGTTGAACTGAAAAAGCAGCTGGAGGAGCAAACCAAG AAGCAGATGGGTCTGACTGAGGCACATGAAAAAGCCGGAGCGGAGGTGAAGGACCTGCAGACGGAGCTGGAAAGGAGCCAGGAGGAATGCTCCCGACTGAGGGACAAACTGGCCAAAACAGAGGCTGAGCTCCGCACCACACTGGAGGA GCTGTTCCAGGTGAAGATGGAGAGGGAGCAGTACCAGACGGAGATCAGGGACCTGCAGGACCAGCTGTCAGAGATGCACGACGAGCTGGATGGCGCCAAGACGGTGGTGACAGACGGAGAGAAGGATGCCATGATGGAG GAGCTGATGCAAATGAAGCTGGACTTACAGGAGGTGCTGCTGgccaaggaggagcaggaggaggtgctgaggaggagggagagggagttgACTGCCCTGAAgggagcactgaaggaggaggttgCCACACACGACCAGGAGGTGGATAAACTGAGGGAGCAGTATGAGAAGGAGATCCGCAAGCTGCAGACGTCTGTGGAGAAGGCCAAACAG AGCAGTGCTGCAGTGGGCAAGGAGAAGGCTGAAGTGGAGGCAGCCAAGGGGGCAGTGGAGGGCCAGGCGGGACGTCTTAGCCAAGAGGCCGAGAAGCTGAGAAAGCGGGCACAGGAGCTGGAGAACGAAGTGGCCAAACTCAACCGCATCATTGATGATGCCAAGCTACAGGAGAGCAAGCTGGGGGACAGAGTCAGCCGGCTTGAG ATAGAGAAGAGGCAGCTGGAAGAGTCTTTAGAAGAAAtcaaggagcaggaggaggagatgtCACGTGCCAACCGTGCTCTGACCACAAGGTTAGAGGATGTACAG AGGAACTTGACCAAGCTGAACCATGACCACAGAGAGCTGGAGGAGAGgctgaaggaggagaggagtcagaaAGAACAGTTCAAGAACACTAAGAATGAGATAGAGGACGAGAGGAGTCTGCTGGACCGCACAGTGGAGAAACTACAGAGGGAG ATGAGTGAGATCGTGGAGGCCTCTCAGTCGTCCACCCAGGAGCTGCAGGAGCAGATAGACGTGTACAAGGAGAAGAACCGTCGGGAGCTGGCTGAGCTTCAGAGACAGCTGAGGGAACGGGGTGTGGAGCTGGACAAGTCCTGTCTGGCTGCTAAGTCCCTGCAGGAGGAG CTGAGCCATGTGGAGGAAGACCTGAGGCAGTgtaagagggagagggatgatTCGGTGCTCAAGGAGAAGGCCCTGGAGCAGAAAGTCTATGACCTGGAGGTGGAGGCAGAGACCAAAGCCCACTCCAAGGATGACAAATTCCGACAGGTCAAACTCATGGAG GACAGGATCAATCAGCTGGAGCTGGATCTGGATGAGGAAAAGCAAAGTGGAGACCTGCTGATTGTCAGGATAGACCGAGGCAGAGAACAG GTGGAGCAGATGAGGAGTGAACTTCTGCAGGAGAGGGCTGGCAGACAGGACCTGGAGTGTGACAAGATGACTCTGGAGAGACAG AACAAGGACCTGAAGAGTAGAATAGCCCATCTGGAGGGCTCCCAGAAGTCTAACAAGGAGGGCCTGGTGAGCCAGCTGGAGAGCCGGATCCAGGAGCTGgaggagaggctggagggagaggagcg GGACCGTGCCAACCTGCAGCTGGTGAACCGGAGGCTGGAGAGGAAGGTGAAGGAGATGATGATGCAAGTTGATGAAGAGCACCACTCACTGCAGGATCAGAAGGACCAG CTGAACCTGCGTCTGAAAGCCCTGAAGAGGCAGATGGACGAGGCGGAGGAGGAGATTGACCGGCTGGAACACGGCAAGAAGAAGCTGCAGAGAGACCTGGATGAACAGCAGGAGGCCAACGAGCAGCTCCAGAGCCAGCTCAAATCCCTGCGCAGCGAGATGAG GCGTAAGACCAACTCTGCTCCTCTGGACgacgatgatgatgaggatgacatCAGCACGGACGGAGAGACCTACTTCCGCTCTTCATCTGGCTATAAACGCTCCTCTAGCCAAGACAACATCCTATCAACATTCTCTTTGTGA